From Centropristis striata isolate RG_2023a ecotype Rhode Island chromosome 16, C.striata_1.0, whole genome shotgun sequence, a single genomic window includes:
- the shprh gene encoding LOW QUALITY PROTEIN: E3 ubiquitin-protein ligase SHPRH (The sequence of the model RefSeq protein was modified relative to this genomic sequence to represent the inferred CDS: deleted 2 bases in 1 codon), with the protein MSSRRKRAPPVRVDEEAKKKLNWNMLEDRKNEEILEDDQIPTCSFLPVDHAPSSSFLPVDPPPSSSFLSTAEDVPEAACTSSVRITEELPCTSSDITSGSASLALTVVPAVKLGHVWKALIGEFSVRPAWIPSDCEVRDFVLYRMGDQLCVSYSSCDESSGLQWRPGEDTCTAECSHSVITLEDIDWMQKRRVVQLCHQTKEDSVKVGIYLLETGLGKPEFLSEGNARMRKANQLMQKLMEYFYDFIIPEVVENEEEEECDTDLERQNVEELYDYVRHVHQRESRETTYDVQHKALIPVLRLYQSQAVNWMLKREKYRNTSPKEQNLHFLWRELITLCGKKLFYNPYTGCLIREFPLAGVEWPGGILADEMGLGKTVEVLALILFHTRQDLEQETLTLPVGKSVNYFVPPPPRERKKVIRCKSEVQPKIKISYPTVRVMLLTAIKEMRTGKGASVNAIFTYIRATYGYDLLKNRNHIKKTLVKLIDEGLVIRVKGRGLAGSFKLGKNYKETKKTSAGASKSTSKSTESTPRKMFQRRAKEKAEAALQNSLTEDQRDQYSPASDCLAPEETDAKREWDERVSEKADQSDDMLDTSTAALQMSRDKSESDTQDVPRINDLSEERGAAPQLEETETPTRESVIPFNSPDYRFECICGELGIIDYKARVQCMNCQLWQHADCVNYKEESLETTPFYCPHCLVAMKPVSTGATLIISPSSICHQWVEEINRHIRSSSLRVLVYQGVKKHGFIQPHMLAEQDVVITTYDVLRSELNYVDIPHSNSKDGRRFRNQKRYMAVPSPLVAVEWWRICLDEAQMVECPTAKAAEMALRLASVNRWCVSGTPVQRGLEDLYGLVLFLGVDPYWVKHWWDQLLYRPYRRGNTEPLYNVIAQFLWRSAKKDVIDQIQIPPQTEEVHWLDFSPVEGHFYHRQHEVCSQDALVKLRKISDWSLKLGSLDRRTVHTILCPLLRLRQACCHPQAVRGEFLPLQKSTMTMEELLKSLQKKCRVECEEAHRQLVCALNGLAGIHIIRGEFVEATEMYREVLRSSEEHKGRLKTDSLQRLHATHNLMELLKAKHPGIPPTLRDDRLSEEGEQLRQHYMTKYDSEVADAHQALQPVLQNIKELKRKVNLNAPWWLDVIQKAIRLSTDDDLVSRIKNELTSSYKQQAHKLTMADKFRDACGLQFILTTQMEDLMKSQKTVRDAVKSLEGPASQKVIDEVTICHLRPMRLPLNNCVFCKADALFIDYESKLFSHTVKGQTAIFEEMIEDEEGLMDDRLPTTSRGLWAASETERSLKAILSFAKVKRMDPDLVEEGNTFMELFENWKKEYKVLHEYWMVLRNHVSAIDELGMATERLRVRLPDEPKPKLLHIIEPHEVEQNRVKLLNDQAVAKSQLQKKLGQFLYLTNLEKSQDKSTGGLNPEPCPICARPLGQEWAVLTCGHCFCNECIAIIVEQYSVGSRRRAIKCAICRQTTSHTEISYVFTTQSSSQDQDIPVKGSHSTKVEAVVRTLKKIQVTDPGAKCLVFSTWLSVLDIIAKALFDNNMEFSQINGIHKFQENLCAFKYEEKINILLLPLHTGSNGLNIIEATHVLLVEPILNPAHELQAIGRVHRIGQTKPTFVHRFLIRSTIEERMQAMMKTADKSHTSTTMKHSEAAVLTVADLADLFTEDTEHLE; encoded by the exons ATGAGTAGCCGAAGAAAGAGGGCCCCTCCTGTGAGGGTGGACGAAGAGGCCAAGAAGAAGTTGAACTGGAACATGCTGGAGGACCGCAAGAACGAGGAGATCCTGGAGGACGACCAGATACCGACCTGCTCCTTTCTCCCTGTCGACCATGCTCCCAGCAGCTCCTTTCTCCCTGTCGACCCTCCTCCTAGCAGCTCCTTTCTCTCGACTGCCGAGGACGTCCCGGAGGCCGCCTGCACCAGCTCCGTCCGGATCACAGAGGAACTTCCCTGCACGTCGTCAGACATCACGTCCGGCTCCGCCTCCCTGGCCCTCACTGTGGTGCCGGCTGTGAAGCTGGGTCACGTGTGGAAGGCACTAATCGGGGAGTTCAGCGTCCGTCCGGCTTGGATCCCATCTGACTGTGAAGTGAGAGATTTCGTGCTCTACAGGATGGGGGATCAGCTCTGTGTCAGCTACAGCAGCTGTGATGAGAGCTCGGGGCTGCAGTGGAGGCCTGGCGAGGACACCTGCACAGCCGAGTGCAGCCACAGCGTGATCACGCTGGAAGACATCGACTGGATGCAGAAGAGGAGGGTGGTGCAGCTCTGCCACCAGACCAAAGAGGACTCAGTCAAG GTGGGGATTTACCTGCTGGAAACTGGGCTCGGGAAGCCGGAGTTCCTCAGTGAGGGAAACGCTCGGATGAGGAAAGCAAATCAATTAATGCAGAAGCTAATGGAATATTTCTACGATTTCATCATCCCCG AAGTTGTAgagaatgaggaggaggaggaatgtgACACCGACTTGGAGAGGCAAAACGTGGAGGAGCTCTATGACTACGTCAGGCATGTGCACCAAAGAGAGAGCCGGGAGACGACTTACGACGTCCAGCATAAAGCTCTGATTCCTGTTCTCAGACTGTATCAGAGCCAGGCCGTCAACTGGAtgctgaagagagagaaatacaggaacACGTCACCTAAAG AACAAAATCTGCATTTCCTCTGGCGTGAGTTGATCACTTTGTGCGGCAAGAAGTTGTTCTACAACCCTTACACCGGCTG cttaaTCCGAGAATTTCCCCTGGCAGGC GTGGAGTGGCCTGGTGGGATCCTGGCTGATGAAATGGGGCTGGGGAAGACGGTGGAAGTTCTGGCTCTCATCCTGTTTCACACCCGTCAGGACCTGGAGCAGGAGACCCTCACTCTGCCTGTG GGAAAATCCGTAAATTAttttgttcctcctcctccccgagagagaaagaaagtaaTCCGCTGCAAGTCTGAAGTTCAGCCtaaaattaaaatatcctaCCCAA ctgtgcgtgTAATGCTCCTCACTGCGATCAAGGAGATGAGAACCGGCAAAGGAGCCTCCGTCAACGCCATCTTCACCTACATCCGTGCCACTTACGGTTACGACCTGCTAAAAAACCGCAACCACATCAAGAAGACGCTGGTGAAGCTGATCGATGAAGGCCTGGTCATCCGGGTCAAAGGTCGCGGCTTGGCTGGCTCATTCAAACTGGGAaagaactacaaagaaacaaagaagacGTCAGCAGGAGCTTCCAAGTCT ACTTCCAAAAGCACAGAGAGCACGCCGAGGAAAATGTTTCAGAGACGAGCGAAAGAAAAAGCAGAAGCGGCTCTGCAAAACTCTCTTACAGAAGATCAAAGAGATCAGTACTCCCCGGCATCGGACTGCCTCGCTCCAGAGGAGACAGACGCCAAGAGAGAATGGGATGAAAGAGTGAGCGAGAAAGCAGATCAGTCAGACGACATGCTGGACACGTCCACGGCAGCTTTACAGATGTCTCGGGATAAAAGTGAGTCAGATACGCAGGACGTACCCAGAATTAATGATCTAAGTGAAGAAAGGGGAGCAGCTCCTCAGCTGGAGGAGACAGAAACCCCCACCAGAGAGTCCGTCATCCCTTTCAACAGCCCCGACTACCGCTTCGAGTGCATCTGTGGTGAACTGGGCATTATTGACTACAAGGCTCGCGTCCAGTGTATGAACTGCCAGCTGTGGCAGCACGCAGACTGTGTGAACTACAAAGAGGAAAGCCTTGAAACTACACCTTTCTACTGCCCTCACTGCCTGGTCGCCATGAAACCCGTCTCCACCGGGGCCACCCTCATCATCTCCCCGAGCTCCATCTGCCACCAGTGGGTGGAGGAGATCAACCGGCACATCAGGTCGTCGTCACTCAGAGTTCTG GTGTATCAGGGTGTGAAGAAGCACGGCTTCATCCAGCCACACATGCTGGCGGAGCAGGACGTGGTCATCACCACTTACGACGTGCTGCGTTCTGAGCTCAACTACGTCGACATTCCCCACAGTAACAGCAAGGACGGACGCCGCTTCCGCAACCAGAAGCGCTACATGGCCGTCCCCAGTCCTCTGGTGGCCGTGGAGTGGTGGCGCATCTGTCTGGACGAGGCTCAGATGGTCGAATGTCCCACTGCGAAG GCTGCAGAGATGGCTCTACGTCTGGCATCTGTCAACCGCTGGTGTGTCAGTGGCACTCCTGTCCAGAGAGGCTTAgaag ATCTGTACGGCCTTGTTCTTTTCCTCGGAGTCGACCCGTACTGGGTGAAACACTGGTGGGACCAGCTGCTTTATCGCCCTTATCGACGTGGGAACACAGAGCCGCTGTACAATGTTATCGCTCAATTTTTGTGGCGATCAGCGAAAAAAGACGTCATTGATCAG ATCCAGATTCCTCCTCAGACAGAGGAGGTGCACTGGCTGGACTTCTCCCCCGTCGAGGGTCACTTCTACCACCGTCAGCACGAGGTCTGCTCCCAGGACGCTCTGGTCAAACTCAGGAAGATCTCCGACTGGAGCCTGAAACTGGGCAGCCTGGACCGCCGTACCGTCCACACCATCCTGTGCCCGCTGCTGAGGCTGCGTCAGGCCTGCTGCCACCCGCAGGCTGTGAGGGGGGAGTTCCTGCCTCTGCAGAAAAG CACCATGACGATGGAGGAGCTCCTGAAGTCCCTGCAGAAGAAATGTCGAGTGGAGTGTGAAGAAGCTCACAGACAATTGGTGTGTGCGCTCAATGGCCTGGCTGGAATCCACATCATCAGAG GAGAGTTTGTAGAGGCGACGGAGATGTATAGAGAAGTGCTTCGTTCATCAGAGGAGCATAAAGGCCGACTGAAAACTGATTCATTACAG AGACTTCATGCTACCCACAATTTGATGGAACTGCTGAAAGCAAAGCATCCTGGGATACCTCCAACGCTGAGAGATGACCGACTAAGTGAAGAG GGGGAACAGCTGCGACAGCACTACATGACCAAATACGACTCCGAGGTAGCGGACGCCCATCAGGCTCTGCAGCCGGTGCTGCAGAACATCAAGGAGCTGAAACGCAAA gtGAACCTGAACGCTCCCTGGTGGCTGGATGTCATCCAGAAGGCGATCCGCCTCTCCACCGACGACGACCTGGTGTCCCGCATTAAGAATGAGCTGACGTCCAGCTACAAACAACAAGCCCACAAACTCACCATGGCAGACAA GTTCCGTGATGCCTGTGGTCTGCAGTTCATTCTCACAACACAAATGGAAGATCTGATGAAATCCCAAAAGACTGTGCGAGACGCAGTGAAGAGTCTCGAAGGCCCGGCTTCACAAAAAGTGATTGATGAGGTCACCATTTGTCACCTCAGACCAATGAGACTTCCACTAAATAA ttgtgttttttgcaaaGCAGACGCCCTTTTCATCGATTATGAGTCCAAGCTGTTCTCTCACAC GGTGAAGGGTCAGACGGCCATCTTTGAAGAAATGATCGAAGACGAAGAGGGTTTGATGGACGACCGTCTCCCCACCACCAGCAGAGGTCTGTGGGCGGCCAGTGAGACGGAGCGCTCCCTGAAGGCCATCTTGTCTTTCGCCAAAGTGAAACGCATGGACCCCGATCTGGTGGAGGAGGGCAACACGTTCATGGAGCTGTTTGAGAACTGGAAAAAAGAGTACAAG GTCCTTCATGAGTACTGGATGGTGCTGAGGAATCACGTGTCGGCCATTGATGAACTTGGCATGGCCACCGAGAGGCTACGTGTGCGTCTGCCTGATGAACCGAAGCCCAAACTGCTGCACATCATTGAGCCTCATGAG GTGGAGCAGAACAGAGTGAAGCTTTTAAACGACCAGGCGGTGGCCAAGTCTCAACTCCAAAAGAAGCTCGGCCAGTTTCTGTATCTCACAAATCTGGAGAAG TCCCAGGACAAGTCTACCGGAGGCCTGAACCCAGAGCCATGTCCCATCTGTGCCCGGCCCCTGGGACAGGAG TGGGCAGTGCTGACCTGTGGCCACTGCTTCTGCAACGAGTGCATTGCTATCATTGTGGAGCAGTACAGCGTGGGCTCGAGGCGGCGTGCCATCAAATGTGCCATTTGCAGGCAGACCACGTCCCACACAGAGATCTCCTACGTATTCACCACTCAGTCGTCCAGTCAGGACCAGGACATACCCGTCAAG GGAAGCCACTCCACCAAAGTGGAGGCAGTGGTGAGAACACTGAAGAAGATTCAAGTGACCGACCCCGGGGCCAAGTGTCTCGTCTTCTCCACG TGGCTGAGTGTCCTGGACATCATTGCTAAGGCCCTGTTTGACAACAACATGGAGTTCTCTCAAATTAATGGGATTCACAAATTCCAG GAGAATCTGTGCGCCTTCAAATATGAAGAAAAGATCAACAtccttctccttcctctccacACCGGCTCCAACGGTCTGAACATCATCGAAGCGACTCACGTGTTGCTGGTGGAGCCGATCCTCAACCCTGCTCATGAGCTCCAGGCCATCGGCAGAGTGCACCGGATTGGCCAAACCAA GCCAACATTTGTTCATAGATTCCTAATCAGATCCACTATTGAAGAGCGAATGCAGGCGATGATGAAGACAGCAGACAAAAG tcacacCAGCACAACCATGAAGCACTCGGAGGCTGCCGTACTGACTGTAGCCGACCTGGCTGATCTGTTTACTGAAGACACAGAACATCTGGAGTGA